A DNA window from Drosophila sechellia strain sech25 chromosome X, ASM438219v1, whole genome shotgun sequence contains the following coding sequences:
- the LOC6616049 gene encoding 39S ribosomal protein L16, mitochondrial, giving the protein MLSIKLASQLFKQSLASGNIATVNTAGLKYFAPPIKYQNVEQPERPKLRVVERQPQLPPNIRPPKMQKRLRYMRGPEMVHNTLLHKQYAIVATGGGRLRWGHYEMMRLTIGRKMNVNTMFATWRVPAPWQPITKKGQGQRMGGGKGAIDHYVTPIKAGRVIVEIAGKCEFVEVKQFLQQVANQLPFQATVVSQEMLDEQRVAEEEQDRQNENPFTMKYVIQNNLSGCHRWLSPVDHKWFGKHL; this is encoded by the exons CGGGCAACATAGCCACTGTTAACACAGCCGGTCTTAAGTATTTCGCCCCGCCTATCAAATACCAGA ATGTGGAGCAGCCGGAGAGACCCAAGCTGAGGGTCGTGGAACGCCAGCCCCAGCTACCGCCAAACATTCGTCCGCCAAAGATGCAGAAGCGCCTGCGATACATGCGCGGTCCGGAGATGGTGCACAACACGCTGCTCCACAAGCAATACGCAATCGTGGCCACTGGCGGAGGGCGCCTGCGCTGGGGTCACTACGAAATGATGCGTTTGACTATCGGACGCAAGATGAACGTCAATACTATGTTCGCCACATGGCGCGTTCCCGCACCCTGGCAGCCGATCACTAAGAAGGGCCAGGGCCAGCGGATGGGCGGCGGAAAGGGAGCCATCGACCACTACGTGACCCCCATCAAGGCCGGTCGCGTCATTGTCGAGATCGCCGGCAAGTGCGAGTTCGTTGAGGTCAAGCAGTTCCTGCAGCAGGTGGCCAACCAGCTGCCCTTCCAGGCCACCGTCGTTTCCCAGGAGATGCTCGACGAACAGCGAGTCgccgaggaggagcaggaccGCCAGAATGAGAACCCCTTTACCATGAAGTACGTGATCCAGAACAACCTCAGCGGCTGCCACCGTTGGCTCTCGCCCGTGGACCACAAGTGGTTCGGCAAGCACCTGTAG